A genomic window from Lactobacillus sp. ESL0677 includes:
- the rpsD gene encoding 30S ribosomal protein S4, whose translation MSRYTGPSWKRSRRLGISLSGTGKEISRRNYAPGQHGPNSRGRLSEYGEQLHEKQKLRWMYGLNERQFRTLFTQAGKIREGEHGTNFMILLERRLDSVVYRLGLATTRQQARQLVNHGHITVDGKRVDIPSYEVKVGQTVGLKEKSKNLQQVKDALEAVVTRPSFVSFDDNKLEGTLVRLPERDEMEPEINEALVVEYYNKLL comes from the coding sequence ATGTCAAGATATACAGGTCCAAGTTGGAAACGCTCAAGAAGATTAGGTATCTCACTTTCAGGTACTGGCAAGGAAATTAGTCGTCGTAACTATGCTCCTGGTCAACACGGTCCTAACTCACGTGGTCGTTTATCAGAATACGGCGAGCAATTGCACGAAAAGCAAAAGCTTCGTTGGATGTATGGTTTAAACGAACGTCAATTTAGAACTCTGTTTACTCAAGCCGGTAAGATCCGTGAAGGTGAACACGGTACTAACTTTATGATCTTGTTAGAGCGTCGTTTGGACAGCGTTGTTTACCGTTTAGGCTTAGCTACTACCAGACAACAAGCTAGACAATTAGTTAACCACGGTCACATCACTGTTGATGGCAAGCGCGTTGACATTCCTTCATACGAAGTCAAAGTTGGTCAAACTGTTGGCTTGAAGGAAAAGTCAAAGAACTTACAACAAGTTAAGGATGCTCTTGAAGCAGTCGTAACTCGTCCATCATTTGTTTCATTTGATGACAACAAGTTGGAAGGTACTCTTGTACGTCTTCCTGAACGTGATGAAATGGAACCAGAGATTAACGAAGCCCTAGTTGTTGAATACTACAACAAGTTACTTTAA
- a CDS encoding YueI family protein: MTEDLNTRVENAAKGITPQTKPDERRRFLGSLRERVLVRMDNTEVEKPELTATFLDHFADYRDYSILINGNLTGEFLDQIEAKCGQYNIPFTLVNNDTARTGAQDTAVLVVAKTAINKTRVEIGQVYPQEMPKIELGQTPKKSGFWHRLFHGGN; the protein is encoded by the coding sequence ATGACAGAAGATTTAAATACTCGCGTTGAAAATGCTGCTAAAGGAATTACCCCACAAACTAAGCCTGACGAGCGCCGGCGCTTCTTAGGATCACTACGTGAGCGCGTGTTAGTCAGAATGGACAATACTGAAGTTGAAAAGCCAGAATTGACTGCAACTTTTTTAGACCATTTTGCCGATTATCGTGATTACTCAATCCTAATTAATGGCAATTTAACCGGTGAATTTTTAGATCAAATCGAAGCTAAATGCGGGCAGTATAATATTCCCTTCACCTTAGTTAATAACGATACTGCTCGAACCGGTGCTCAAGACACCGCCGTTCTTGTTGTCGCCAAGACCGCCATCAACAAGACGCGCGTTGAGATTGGGCAAGTTTATCCACAAGAAATGCCGAAGATAGAATTAGGTCAGACGCCAAAGAAGTCTGGCTTCTGGCACCGGCTCTTTCATGGAGGCAATTAA
- a CDS encoding replication-associated recombination protein A, with protein sequence MKPLAYRMRPQNLDQVVGQQHLIGPGKIIRRMVEAKLLSSMILYGPPGIGKTSIASAIAGSTKYAFRKLNAATDSKKQLEQVAAEGKMSGTVILLLDEIHRLDKTKQDYLLPLLESGQIILIGATTENPYISISPAIRSRCQIFELKPLAENDVAQAINRALTDKENGLGDYQVKLTDDAEKLLIQKGNGDLRATLNGLELAVRSTKQELIAAGKEDTNFTITQQEMADSIQMRSQNFDANGDGHYDLVSAFQKSIRGSDTDAALHYLARLIESGDLVSICRRLSVIAYEDIGLANPAAAQHAIIAIQAAQSLGFPEARIPLASAVIELALSPKSNSAMSAIDAALNDVRKNDIGAIPADLKDAHYSGAKKLGHGTGYTYPHAYPNDWIAQQYLPDKLVGKQYFAPKGNSKIEKALKEQYQILHQMQEDGLKN encoded by the coding sequence ATGAAGCCGTTAGCTTACCGCATGCGTCCGCAAAATCTTGATCAAGTTGTCGGCCAGCAGCACTTAATCGGTCCCGGAAAGATTATTCGCCGAATGGTTGAAGCCAAGTTGCTCTCCTCGATGATCCTTTATGGGCCACCGGGAATTGGTAAAACCAGCATTGCCAGCGCGATTGCTGGCTCAACCAAGTATGCCTTTCGGAAGTTAAATGCCGCAACGGATAGTAAAAAGCAGCTGGAACAAGTAGCCGCTGAAGGCAAAATGAGCGGCACCGTAATTTTGTTATTAGACGAGATTCACCGTTTAGACAAAACCAAACAGGATTATCTTCTGCCACTGCTTGAATCTGGGCAAATTATTCTGATTGGAGCAACAACTGAAAATCCTTATATTTCGATCTCCCCCGCCATTCGCTCCCGCTGTCAAATTTTCGAGCTGAAGCCATTAGCTGAAAATGATGTCGCCCAGGCGATTAACCGGGCCTTAACTGATAAGGAAAATGGTCTGGGTGACTACCAAGTAAAATTGACAGATGATGCCGAAAAATTGCTAATTCAAAAAGGTAACGGCGATTTGCGAGCAACCTTAAATGGCTTGGAGCTGGCTGTTAGGTCAACCAAGCAAGAGCTAATTGCCGCCGGAAAAGAAGACACCAACTTCACCATTACTCAGCAAGAGATGGCTGACTCTATCCAGATGCGCAGTCAGAACTTTGACGCTAATGGCGATGGCCATTATGATCTTGTCTCAGCCTTTCAGAAGTCAATTCGCGGTTCTGACACTGATGCAGCCCTGCACTACTTGGCACGATTAATTGAATCAGGTGATTTGGTCTCGATCTGTCGCCGCCTAAGTGTTATTGCCTATGAGGACATTGGCTTAGCCAATCCCGCAGCGGCGCAACATGCAATCATTGCTATTCAAGCCGCTCAAAGTCTAGGCTTCCCCGAAGCGCGGATTCCCTTAGCTAGCGCCGTAATTGAGCTGGCTCTCTCACCTAAGAGCAACAGTGCAATGTCGGCAATTGATGCGGCCCTTAACGACGTTCGCAAGAATGACATTGGCGCAATCCCAGCCGATCTTAAAGACGCCCACTATTCTGGTGCCAAGAAGTTAGGCCACGGCACAGGTTATACTTATCCTCATGCCTACCCTAATGACTGGATTGCGCAACAATATTTACCTGATAAACTGGTGGGCAAGCAATACTTTGCTCCTAAAGGTAATTCTAAAATCGAAAAAGCCCTCAAGGAGCAATACCAAATTCTGCACCAAATGCAGGAAGACGGCCTTAAAAACTAA